CATGACCAGTGCCCGCGCCTACATGCGCGCTCTTTCAGGACGCGGCAAATCGTTGGTAGACTCCACAACAGCTGTCAACAGGCTTATAACCAAGGACTGCGCCCAGACCGGACACTTCATGACCATGTTCGTAGCCATCTGCAATGCAGAGGAAAGAACTGTAAACTGGATTAGAGCCGGACACGATCCCGGACTGATCTACTCTCCGGACAATGACACATTTGAACAACTTCTGGGAGAAGGGCTGGCCCTTGGAGTAGATGAAGACTACCTGTTCCGCGAATATCTGACTCAAATGAAGCAGGGTCAAATCCTCGTACTCTATACGGACGGTATCTGGGAGGCACACAGCCCCGCAGGCAAGCAGTTCGGCAAGGACAAGTTAAAGCAGGTAATCAGAGATAACTGCCATAAACCCGCTCAAGAAATGACTGAAACGATACTTGAAGAAGTAACAAAACATCGAAACGGCCTATCACTGGAAGATGACTGCACAGTAATCGTGGTTAAATTTTTATGAGATATTCAATATACGAACTAGCAACTTACGCTTTTGACCCTCTGCACGCGTTCTGGAAAAACGAAAAGACAGAACGGGCAGTGGCCGGAATACTGATAGCTTGTTTTCTGGCAGCTCTGCTGGGCATTGAGCTTGGCAGGCAAGGACTGCTCCCAGAAGCAATTGCCGCCAAAACCCCCACCAGCCATTACGCTGCCGTGGGGATTGCGTTCACTTTGGTCCTTGTTCTGGAGGTAATCAGCTTTATATTCGTGCTGCCCTGTTCCTTTTCCAAATCCGTAGGCAAGCAGCTAGAAATCCTCTGTCTGATTCTCATGCGCAATTCTTTTAAAGAGCTGGTTAATTTCCCGGAACCGATCACCTTCACCGGGAACATGACTCCCATCTATCAGATACTTTCAGACGGCGCCGGGGCCTTTGTGGTCTTTGTTCTGCTGGGAATATATTACCGTATCCAGAAATCAGGACCGTCCTTAAAACCGTCATTCAAGTTCAGTTACGTTGCCAGCAAAAAACTGGTAGCCCTGCTCTTACTGGGTATGTTCATGGGGCTGGGAGGATACTTATTCTATTGCTCAGCCAAAGGACTGCCTACCTTTGATTTCTTCAGCACATTTTACACCATCCTGATCTTCAGTGACATTCTGCTGGTGCTTATTTCTCAACGATTTCTCCCGGCTTTCCACGCAGTGTTCAGAAATTCCGGTTTCGCGCTGGTTACCCTGCTGATCAGACTTGCGCTTGCGGCCCCACCCTTCTACAATGCTGCCCTCGGGGCTGCCTCGGCCGGATTCGCGGTCATTCTAACCCTAGCTTATAATTCATTTTATCGAAACGAAAAGGAATCCTGATGAAAAGTATATGCATCTTTCTCGGAGCCAATCCCGGCAACGACCCCAAATACGCACAGGCGGCCCGCAACATGGGCCGAGAGCTGGCCAAACGCGGCCTGACCACGGTTTACGGAGGATCACGCACCGGGCTGATGGGTATCCTCGCTGAAAGTGCGCTGGAAGCCGGAGGCAAAGTAATCGGGGTTATCCCGGAAAGCCTCTACAAAATAGAAATAGCTCACACTGATCTTACCGAGCTGCACGTGTCCGACTCCATGCACGAACGCAAAGCACTCATGGCCGAACTTTCCGACGGTTTCATTGCCATGCCCGGAGGAATCGGGACCATGGATGAAATTTTTGAAATTTTCACTTGGGCCCAGTTAGGTTTCCATTCCAAGCCCTGCGGCTTGCTCAATGTGGACGGCTACTACGACAAGCTGCTCTCCTTTCTAAGCGACGTAGTAAAAGAAGGTTTCCTTAAAGATATGCATCGGGAAAAACTTCTTACCGCCGACACCCCGGACCTACTTATCGAATCTTTTGCCACTTAC
The DNA window shown above is from Marinifilum sp. JC120 and carries:
- a CDS encoding TIGR00730 family Rossman fold protein, with the protein product MKSICIFLGANPGNDPKYAQAARNMGRELAKRGLTTVYGGSRTGLMGILAESALEAGGKVIGVIPESLYKIEIAHTDLTELHVSDSMHERKALMAELSDGFIAMPGGIGTMDEIFEIFTWAQLGFHSKPCGLLNVDGYYDKLLSFLSDVVKEGFLKDMHREKLLTADTPDLLIESFATYEPPSGSKWVEKVDVTQRKSQ